The genomic interval GCAGTGACGATGTCCCGGATAGCAAAACCCGTCAGATGGGTGTCTCACCTGACGACACCGACCAACTCACCGTCGATATTCGCTTCGCCACCGAAGGCATTAGCGCCTCGGTCTACGCCATCTCCGAGACACCCAACCGAACCGATCTCCTCGAAGAAGCCTGGTACACCTGGACCGAGGTGGACGAACTCACCACGGATACGGAGAGTCACATCATATTCGAGATTCCCGTGCAGCACTCCCAAAACGAGAACGAGGACGCGGCGGACTAACTCGTGCTCGTTTGTCGGGCCCCCACGCGGTGGAGGCCCACTCAAAATGGAATCCACCACAGACGACAATATCGCCGGACAGCGCATCGCCGACGTTCGTGAAATGACCAGCGAAGAACTTGAACGCGAAGGCTGGCAAGCCCATGATTGGCAATCGACAGTCGTTCTCGAACTCGAGTCCGGGACGATCCTCTATCCATCTACTGATCCCGAAGGAAACGCTCCTGGCGCGATATTCGGCATCGACGCCGACGATACCGCATTCGCCCTCTACCCCTGACCAAATTCATTATGCACATGCTCATCAGAGTCGTCTCCGAAGCCTACGACGCCGAAGACGCGACCGGCATCGCCCACGGCCTCTTTGAGGGCGTTGACGCGCCGCTCTACCCGACGTTCGACTACGGCACACTCATGACCGATGGTGGTCGCTGGAGCGAGTCACTCCCTGAAATCTTCCGTGAAGAGGGCTCCGCTCGTGCCGACTCCGAGATCGGGAACGATCTTCTCGAGGGCGCCTGGGTATCAACCACTCGCGAACTCGCTCGAAGAATGGCCGTCATCCGCAAGGGATTCGAAGAGTACACCGACAAGGAACTCCTCGAAAGCCCCCGTATTAAAGCCGACGTCGAACCGTGGAACCCTCTCGGCCCAACCCGAAGCGAAGAGGAGTTCATCGACTCCTACTCAATCGACGTCCGGTATGCGATGTACTCTGTCGGTGAATACGCCGGCCCGGTCTACTACCTCTACAACGAATACGGAACCGCGATTCGGAGCCAAGCCGAATACGAACAACTTCTCGACGAGATTGCGACCGATGATACAGGGAACGACGAGACCTCGTTCTACGTGACGCCAGTCGACGTCCACTATTAATCCGGCTCCCATATCAAGCGAATCCTAGGTACAATCAGAGTCACCCGATTACTAATGACGCTGAGTGTCCCGCGGAGGTAGATTCATCCCCAGCGGGTGTCAAAATCGCACCGACTGATGCACACAGGTTCGTGGCGGGGGTGACTCACGCCGCTCCGAGACGACAGATGCCAACGAGACAGACCACAATCGAGACGATTCAGACTGACGGTGGAGGCCGTGAGGATAGTGATCGAAGTGGTCTCCTCGTTCGCCGAGCTGCCCTCGTCGGGTGTGGCGACGCGAAACACGACGGCTTGCTTCCTGCTCGCGAAAAATACCGTTCGACATACTTCGGCCTCAAGCGCGATTTCGCTGAGACACTCTGTGCTCGCTGGTGGATCCTTTCTGCGAAATTCGGACTGCTTGATCCCGACCGCGTCATCGACGATTACGATGTCGCCATCACCGACGACGATGTGGACACCGCTCAGTGGGTCGAGGACGTCCGCACGGTGCTCTCTAATGTGGAGTGGCCCGAGACGACCAAGGACGGTCGGGACATCGTCTGGGAGCTATATGCGCTTGCTGGAAGTGACTACCTCGAGGCCACCGACCAGGATGAACACTCGCTCCGTGTGCAACTCCCCGACATTACACCCGATCACGTAACGATCCGATTCCCCTTCGACGACCTCGCGGGGATCGGCTACCAAAATGGGTGGCTCGCCGCGTGTCGTGACTCCGGGCGTATCGTCGATACTGCAACCCACGGCTGAATACGAACGGGGCGTCTGTCTGAGTCACTCCAAGGCTGGTGGGGAATCATGGACTGCGACAACGTCATCAGCAAACTCCTCGACTGCAAGTGACGGTTCGGAGTGTTCAGTTGGTCCAACGGGCTCGAACTTGCAGAGAACCAAGTTGTAGGAGATGGACGCTTGGACAATCCTCCAGTAATATGGCCCGCTTTCGTCCCTGTCAGGATCAATTTCGACAATATCACCGAGGTCGAACTCGACGGGTTGTTCATAGGAGCTGCCTGCGAGTTCCGCCTGTCTCCCTTCTACGTCGGGAAGCGGGTCATGCAGAGTTTCAGCGAGAATATACCAGTCATCAACAAGCCGTCGCTGTCGAACGCCTTCTCGCAACTCTCCATCAAGTTCTACGTCGTAGACTGGTCTTGGGGTGATTGGAGATTGGTCCCAGAGTGGTGTCAGCCACGCCTCGTATCGGTCACGAATACGGCAGTGTCCGTTCTGCGTGTCAAATTCGTCCCCAGCGACAAACAGAAACTCTTCATACGGACTCTGTGTATCTCGACCGAAACGCCCGTCAACTT from Halobellus litoreus carries:
- a CDS encoding DUF6884 domain-containing protein, which produces MPTRQTTIETIQTDGGGREDSDRSGLLVRRAALVGCGDAKHDGLLPAREKYRSTYFGLKRDFAETLCARWWILSAKFGLLDPDRVIDDYDVAITDDDVDTAQWVEDVRTVLSNVEWPETTKDGRDIVWELYALAGSDYLEATDQDEHSLRVQLPDITPDHVTIRFPFDDLAGIGYQNGWLAACRDSGRIVDTATHG